A single window of Botrytis cinerea B05.10 chromosome 3, complete sequence DNA harbors:
- the Bclga1 gene encoding Bclga1, whose amino-acid sequence MAATNGSNGHATRRPLKDGIYAPTMTFFVPETEELDIPTIKKHAVRLAEAGLVGLVTMGSNGEAVHLSRAEKQSVTRATREALDAAGFDQVPIIVGATEGSVRGTIELIKESQEAGGEYVLLLPPSYFRGLMDEDSVYNYFIQVADQSPLPIILYNYPGAVAGIDMDSDLLIRLAKHRNIIGTKFTCGSTGKLTRVALATNAKTVFSEGSGYMAFGGICDFTAQTLVSGGSGIIAGGANVMPKVCVKVWELYREGKRDEAFELQKVLSKGDWVLTKAAIAGTKSAIQSYYGYGGYPRSPLKKLDEVKTSAIKDGIDEVMKVEFSL is encoded by the coding sequence ATGGCGGCAACCAACGGTTCCAACGGTCACGCTACACGCAGACCTCTCAAAGATGGAATCTACGCTCCAACTATGACATTTTTTGTTCCTGAGACTGAAGAACTTGACATCCCCACCATTAAGAAGCATGCCGTTCGTCTCGCCGAAGCCGGTCTCGTGGGCCTTGTCACCATGGGATCAAACGGTGAGGCCGTTCATCTCTCCCGTGCCGAAAAACAATCCGTCACACGTGCTACTCGTGAAGCTCTCGATGCAGCGGGCTTCGATCAAGTTCCCATTATTGTCGGAGCGACCGAAGGGTCCGTTCGCGGTACCATCGAGCTCATCAAAGAATCACAAGAAGCGGGTGGAGAATACGTTCTGTTGTTACCCCCTTCTTATTTCCGTGGTCTTATGGATGAAGATTCTGTCTACAACTATTTCATTCAAGTAGCTGATCAATCACCTTTACCTATTATCCTATACAACTACCCAGGCGCTGTTGCTGGCATTGATATGGATTCCGATCTTTTGATCCGTCTCGCCAAACACCGCAACATCATCGGTACCAAATTCACCTGTGGTAGCACTGGAAAACTTACCAGAGTTGCCTTGGCTACCAATGCCAAGACTGTCTTCTCAGAAGGTTCTGGCTATATGGCTTTCGGTGGTATTTGTGATTTCACTGCTCAAACTTTGGTTTCCGGTGGCTCTGGCATTATTGCCGGTGGTGCAAATGTCATGCCAAAGGTCTGCGTCAAGGTTTGGGAATTGTacagagagggaaagagagatgAGGCTTTTGAGTTGCAGAAGGTTTTGAGTAAGGGTGATTGGGTCCTTACCAAGGCTGCTATTGCTGGTACCAAGAGTGCCATTCAAAGCTACtatggatatggaggatACCCAAGATCACCTTTGAAGAAATTAGATGAGGTTAAAACAAGTGCTATTAAGGATGGAATTGATGAGGTTATGAAGGTTGAGTTCAGCTTATag
- the Bcgar2 gene encoding Bcgar2 — protein MASDLKPLNVLMVGTGEYTTGFVGGGASGSDKKVGVVGLSLFDLRRRGKVDKLSMVGTSGGKFPAIREHLNKNISQVYNNLDTSFDSFPANDKTDPAAYKTAIDALSPGDAITIFTPDTTHYPIALYAIERKIHVLITKPAVKILSQHLELLEAAKKNGVFVYIEHHKRFDPAYSDARHKSLGLGDFNYFYSYMSQPKSQLETFKAWAGVDSDISYYLNSHHIDICESMVSQQGFLPVKVSASASKGTAVGLGCDPITEDTISLLVHWVKKDDPNKRATGVYTASWTAPQKAGVHSNQYFHYMASGGEIRIDQAKRGYDVADDKVGQLMWYNPFYMRYAPDEEGNFAGQTGYGYVSFEKFVDGCRLVNRDGVSAVKVLDDRGLPTLGNTVGTTAILEAGRRALDENREVEIKVENGVWSLV, from the exons ATGGCTTCAGATTTGAAACCCCTCAATGTCCTTATGGTGGGAACCGGTGAATATACCACCGGATTCGTAGGAGGTGGAGCTTCAGGATCAGATAAGAAAGTTGGAGTTGTAGGACTTTCATTGTTCGATCTGCGAAGACGTGGAAAGGTTGATAAATTGTCTATGGTTGGCACATCTGGAGGAAAATTCCCAGCTATCC GTGAACATCTTAACAAAAATATTTCCCAAGTTTACAACAATCTCGACACATCCTTCGATTCCTTCCCAGCGAATGACAAAACAGATCCAGCAGCCTACAAAACTGCTATCGATGCGCTTTCCCCAGGTGATGCCATCACAATCTTTACTCCCGACACAACCCATTACCCCATTGCTCTCTACGCTATTGAACGTAAAATCCACGTTTTAATCACCAAGCCCGCAGTCAAAATTCTTTCTCAGCATCTCGAGCTTCTTGAAGCTGCCAAAAAGAATGGTGTCTTCGTATACATTGAGCATCACAAACGATTCGATCCCGCGTACTCCGATGCTAGACACAAGAGTTTGGGATTAGGTGATTTCAATTACTTTTACAGTTATATGAGTCAACCCAAATCACAATTGGAGACTTTCAAGGCTTGGGCTGGTGTAGATTCGGATATTAGTTATTACCTGAATTCGCATCACATCGATATTTGCGAGTCAATGGTTTCACAGCAGGGATTTTTGCCAGTCAAGGTCTCAGCGAGTGCTAGTAAGGGAACGGCTGTTGGATTGGGTTGTGATCCAATTACAGAGGATACTATTTCTTTACTTGTGCATTGGGTGAAGAAGGATGACCCAAACAAGAGAGCCACCGGTGTATATACTGCATCCTGGACTGCGCCACAAAAAGCTGGTGTTcactcaaatcaatatttccacTACATGGCCAGTGGAGGAGAAATCCGCATTGATCAAGCCAAGAGAGGATACGATGTTGCAGATGACAAAGTCGGTCAATTGATGTGGTATAACCCATTCTACATGCGTTATGCACCAGATGAGGAGGGCAACTTCGCTGGACAGACAGGATATGGATATGTCAGTTTCGAGAAATTTGTCGATGGATGCAGATTAGTCAATAGAGATGGTGTTTCTGCCGTCAAGGTCTTGGATGATAGAGGATTACCCACCTTAGGTAATACTGTCGGTACAACCGCTATCTTGGAAGCTGGGAGAAGAGCTTTAGATGAGAACAGAGAGGTGGAAATTAAGGTCGAGAATGGTGTTTGGTCTCTTGTTTAA